Part of the Anopheles coluzzii chromosome 3, AcolN3, whole genome shotgun sequence genome is shown below.
GAACTGCCAGAATACGTCACTCCTCCCACTGGGTGGTAAGAGGGAAAAAACGCAATCGAccaatatatacatatacataagAGGTTCGTGGTTTTGGGAACCACACAACCAAATCGATTTCTTGTCATCGTCCTTAGGAAGAGATGTACAGCAAAAGAGAGGGAGATGGAGAGGCCCAACGAGTGAGACATAAAGCAAGACCACAATGCCACATAGTTTCTGAATAGTTTCTTGCCCCAGCTGTAGTGTTGGTTtcgtagacacacacacacacacacacacgcacgcgacTATTTCCAGTACTTCGCGAGATCGTACGCCGGACAGGAAATTCGCACTATTATTCGCGCTCCACGCTGGGGTTAGATGATTTTGGGATAGCTGGCTGTTCCGGTTCCGGTTTGCCGTTTTCCGGTTGCTAAGTTTGctgagtttgtgtgtttttttacccttttcggtgtgtgtgtttgaggctCTAAACGAAGGAGTGAAAGTGGATGATGTGTTTCGTGTGCGGTTCGATTTTTCTTTTAGGTCAAATGTCCGACATAAATAATAGATTGCTGATGTGTTTGCGGCGGGGGTGTACTGTATTGTACTACTTGGTCGAAGTTGAGGAACGCGTGTTAGTGGGTCTGCCACCTGCCACTTTGATACAATGTTGTACACAGTGGAAGGAAATCAATAGGCCCTGTAAAAGCAATGGAAGGTTTGAAGAAATTCTAAGGCTGTCTGATGAATGTTTCAGTTGGAATCGAATTGAGGGATGTTTCTCATATGCCCTTTTCCACACAATTCCTGGCATAAGTTTTATCAGAATAGGTTGTAGCCTCATCTACCAGAACGGTCCCCTTCTCAGGGCGGTTCaatggtacagtcatcaacccacacgacttaacaacatgcctgtcgtgggttcaagtctagaatggaccgtcccccgtAGCCAAGGACTTGAGTATCTGGCTGCGTAGTACTGAATAAAGCCGAAAGCCTATATAGGCCGGCGTGTTCGCGTTGGACGTGTTACGCCAAGTAGGAGTCCGCCTCATCTGATCAATAAATGTGAAAGGAGCTTAGTTGGTaatgtaaagttttttttttattttaaatcttttgatATTTAAGATATCAATTCGAAGGTATATCCTGCTATGAGTCGACCAATAAGTGACGGATATCTGGGCTCTACTTCCCCTAGTTTATGTAGTTTTCGTCTGGTTTGTCCATTTGCCTATCAAGCTGGCTGTATTCTGTGTGAGCTTCGCCAACTGTTGCTCTATTCTTGGAAAGTTCAACGTGATGAAGCTCACTGCACACACTGTGATTGTAGAGCAATTTTGAATATCTTTATCAAAAACACTTCCCAAGGTGCCCCAAAAATTGATAAGCAATacatgttttggttttggttcaGGCCTTTTAACCACAAATTGGAATGAAAAAAGAATCCAATTCAACCTTGAAATAATACACCTCACAGCAGTTCGAGGAATACAATCGCTGTTGCCGCTGTTTATCATGGTCGacggattgattgtttttaacaACCAATTGAATgataatatttcaattttctacCAACAgtaaaacagaagaaaaaaacattcatgACCCGGTAAAAATGCCCTTTTGATGGCCTCTTTTTGCCCACTCCCGTGCAAAAACTCCTAGCGCTACTATAATCAAAAGGAGCAAATTACGCGAAACTTCCTCCTTCCAGTgaacgttctttttttctcgtttaaTCTTTCTCGCGCGCGCCTAGAAAACCGTGCTTTCAGCACGTTTGAAAAAATCACACGATGCCCTTATCGCTGTAAGTCGCCCCCTCCCAACCACTGCCTGGTGCACAAGTGCAACGCACCGACCTGCTCGTATAGCGACCGTACCGTTGAAAAGGTGGTACACTTTTGCTTTGGGTAGAAGAAGTTTACAGCGTTGtaagaaagcaagaaaaaagacCACTCTCGCCGTTTTTACTATGCGGCATTTACTGAGCAATTTGAATGTTTGCATAAATTATACATGCAATTCTGAAGCCACAACACACAGAGCGCGGGCTCGGTCGGCGACAGGATGAGAGTGTGAGGAGTGAACAATTTGACCCCCTTCCCTCTCTCTTCCCCCAAGTGCACTTCGGAGTAGTTGCAACAAGAAGgtgaaaataatgtaaaaagaGCTAGATAATGGATAAGGAAGCGCGAGCGAATGACTGACTGGGTGACTGAGTATATATGGACCGTTGTTGGGGGTTCATCAAGCAACTAGCTAGAGTTTATGTGTTTGCCacgccagagagagagagagagagagagagagcacaagGGTCGGGCCACATCGGGCAGTGGGCTGCCAGCCAGTCGACCTAGTTACTGATCGATTTGttcacccacacacgcacgcaccgaTGGGGAAACTCTGGGTCTTTAAAGGAGCAATCACTGGGGATTCTCTAAACAGTGTACACAATGCTCACCGCTAACGCTATACCCAAATTAACTCCAATGTAAATAGCATAATGGGGGAGCAATCAACAATTTATAAGTTCTTTACACAACCAAAAGCATATATTTGTCACAAAATAGAGTCAACAGCAGTGGTAAAACGGCACAAGAGCACAAATGACAAATCTAACACCTTTCCACCTGAATTCATACACGTGCCAACTAGCCGGTTCAATGTGGGGAAATTATTATACAAACCCATGCCGGAAGTTAATGGGGATGTGCTGGAGGCGTTGGGTGAGTGCCGCGGCAACTACCTACTACTGGCTTCAAAAAATCCTTTCCCCAATAcctatctccctctctcgaAGAGGGAGTAAATCGAGCAGATGATTGAGTTTGCATATCGTTCATTAGCTCATTAGCATTGACGGGGCCGGGcttaggtggtggtggtcgtcaTTTTGACAGGAAGAATTACACCAAAAAGGGGAAATCGCTTCACTCATGCGACGGAGTCGATGGGGTCAAATAATGACGCGACGCGCAGCATGAAAGCACTGAAGGTGTTAAAGAGAAATTACCTAGAACGCCTTAAGCCAGGAGGGCGGCCTCTATTTATTTTGCTACATGGAACACACCGCGGACACAGTTCTAATGATTGTTAAACGCAGTTTGGTTGAAACGAGTGAGGAACATTTTCCCTTACTAACGTTGTACCCCCTCTTGTACTGTTGGAATCATAGCTCGAATACGTACTAGAACGCTTTTTGGAGGTCCCCTCGTCTGTATGAGtgtcaaaaaaataaatgaaggTATTTTGGGCGGCGCAGTACTGATGACTCGGACAGAGGAACCACCAGGTCCGAGTTGCCCTTTCGAAATAAGAAACCATAAAACGGAAACGGTACGACATGAACCGGGACAGCAGAACGGGAAAGAACCTGAACACGGAAGCTTATGTCTTATGACTATTTTCTTCGCCCTTTTTACCACCTTTCTCTTCGGGGCTCGGTTCGGGGTTACAGCCgaggttattattttttattctccaCAATTCCGCTACCctacacgctgctgctgctgctgctgctgctgataacATCTTCGGTCTGGTTTTATTTAATGCCAAAACCACGTAAAAAGAATGACCACAAGAAGCGTGCCCAGGAAGAGGACGAGAGTCACGAGAGATAGCTTAAAATATGGCGAGTGTTAGTTTCATTAGCAGAGGATTTTTTGAGGATGGTGGTTAGCGGATGCCTCTTTCTTATCGAAAACCTTCACCGCCGGGGGAGACAGACGTCGGTGCGAAACATATTTACATAGAGAGAGGAGTTGCGATGTTGAGATATTATTGTGTGGCCGTGGCTAATAACTACCCTAGCGCGTCCTCATTTGTAAAAGAACCTATCGTTCACGGCAAGCGTCAATCGTAGCATAATAATGGAGATTCGTTTTTGGGAAGTTTGAAGTAGACGCGTCTTAAGGGCGGCAACTACTAgaaattaaatgtattttcacTTACCTTCACTAGAGCCTGCTGAGGTGACGCACCTATTACACTGTTCATGTAAGCAACACACAGTGAAATGGTAGCGCTTTTGCACGCACCTAAAGGTTGGCCCCAGTGGTGATGGGTCTCATCGCTGCCAGGCACGATTAATAACGTGTGCTGCTCTATACCCTACACAGCGTtgacatttttgtgtgtgtgtgtgtgtgtgtactttgcACGTTTTTGTCGTGCTTAATGAGAAAGTAAATGGTTGTTGTTGGCCTgtgaaacagcagcagcagcagacgagcCAGCGGTAGAGAGGAAGGACTCCTAACTTGACTTCCGTTCTGATGAAATAAGCTGCAGCACGGAATCATCGAGCATGTATGGCATGTGAACTGTTCTACACCTTCTCGCTCTAGGAAGGGCGGTGTTGTGGTCTGGGTCAGTGTAGTAGATTGCGTTTGCGATTCTTGGTCACCAGTTACGCGTCGAAAGTGCAGCGGTTCGGATCACCGCCTGCTTGGTCGGTCTGTGTGGTTGTTGTCAGAATGCAATGTGTTGCCTGTTCACTAGGTCGTACGCCGTGCTGATACTGTCCAAGGTGCGTGCTGTCCAAGCTGCGTAAGACGAGTGCCGACGATTGGGTTTTAACCTCCGTGACACCCAATCGAAGAGGGAAGGAGCATCAACAAACAGCAGTACCTTATCAGTGTTCAGAGCAAGGCATGCAAAAATGGCTGGAGTTGCAGTAGtaatgcagcagcaacatcggCCTTCATCGGACAGGAGCCAATCCAAAACCGATGCTGGTTGTCGTCTCACGGGTCCCTTGCTGGTGGCGTGGAGGATGCTGTACCAGCTGTGCTTTTGGGGTAGCATGATGCTTACCACCTTCTATGTGGTTGCCGTTTCACCTCCCCGGAAGCCGCTGCCCGTGCTCCCGACCGACTGTGATCGGTGCGGAAAGACGCTGTGCAGTCGCATCGGCGGAACGGCACATTGCAATGTGTTGGTGAAGTGAAAGTGGAAACAAAGATTACTGGGAGAAGTAGCAGCAGTGCGGTGTTACGTTAATGATGTTTTGAGTGTTCTTTGTATCagttttaatttgaataaaatgtaGTGCTGTTTTTcggtttatgttgtttttgggTTGTTTCTCTGTTTTCGATTGTTAATTTAAACGATTTTACAAGGGTTCTCATAATTTTGGGATACTTTCTTGACAATTTCTTCCGGGAAGTGAACTTTATGTGATGGGAAGTGTACCCCAGTAGTACCCCTTTTGCACATTCTCATTAGGAATCCAACAGAAGCTCCCATTAGAGCTTTTAAAGCCCAGCATTTCTAAATTCCAATAGGAATCTAAttaaaatgaatcaaaaggcAAGGCGTACTGAGCGTCTCTAACTTTCATGATTACTTCTAATGGCCGTTTATCATATCATCAAACTAATTGATTTTAGAGTAAGAAATGTGATGACAGCTCTGCGCAAAATAATCTTAAACGCTGACTTCTTTAATCAACAACTTGATCaacacagtcccttgattctTGAAGCTTACTATTAAGAATTCTTTCCTCTACATTTCTCCCTACATTTACCACAGGTGATAGTTATTTGCTTACTGTCCATCATACCATGGCCCGGTCCGAGCGTGTTCAAGATATCATGCTCCCGCGAAAGCTCGCGCGTCGTGCGCAAGATCGTGCACTCGCGCTGGCTGCCCATCCTGGAGAAGTACCAGGTGAAGCTGCCGCTCGAGTGTCCGTTTCATCCGCTGCGCGACATCTTCGGGCCGCAGCAGAGCGCCAAAAAGCAGCACCGGCCGAGCCAGTGGACGTGCGGTTTCTGCGGCAAGAGCTTCTTCGAGGAGAAGCATCTCGATATGCACTTCGAGAATCGGCACCGGACCAACATCAACACGGCGGAAGATGCCGTCTGTCTGGCGGACTACTGCGACATGATGCGCTGTGAGGTGCTGATCGCGAAGGACGCGACGCTAGCGTTCGGCAGCGACCCGAATGCCGTCTCGACCGATATTGAGGTGTGGAGTGAGGCGACCGCGTACCGGACGGCGCTGTCGACATCAGGGCCGCGGGATGTAGCGAAGGTTCCGGAAAGGTACGCGCAAAAAGGGGTTGATGAGATTAGAGGGGAGTTGGTTGGAAGTGttgtcatgtgtgtgtgtgttttgccgtTGCAGTAGGAAGTCACTGCTGCCGAAGATGCTACAGACCATTCGGGACGACGTGTTTCGGAACCGACAACCACCCCAAGGTGTAACCTCAGTGCTTCAGACGAAGGGTGCCGATAACTGCGACAAGAACGATGCCACCAAATCGAAGAGCAGTCGGAAAGGATCGAAATCTGGTCAGGGAGATAAAGAAGGTGTGTGCTAGAAATGACTACAGTCACTGTGTAGCGAGAACAGCTTCCAACTCCCACTTCTCTTTTCCAGCTAAGGACAACCCAGTGGAAgatgatgacgacgaggaTGATGAAGAGGAGGACGATGAGGatgacgaggacgaggaggaagagTCGGAGAACGATAGCAACGCCACGTCACAGTGTGAGCAAAATCTGGTCGACTCCTCGCTGCCACCGGTCGATCGAAAGCAGCAACGCCTCTCGGAGATGCAGCGCATGAAGGCCAACTGTAATGCGGAAGAGATCGGCCAGCTGAAGACGCGCTGCGAGGTGCTGGTGCGCGACTGTATCGTCGGGCTGCTGGTGCAGCTTTCGCTCGAGGACTTCCGTAGCATGGAGGAGGAGATGAACCGTGCCATCTGCTGGTACTTGACGTGCGAGCGATACTGGGAGGACGGTCCGCTAGAGCAGCGGCCCTTCCCATGGGGGCTGGTGTTTGTGCTCGTGATGGTGCTTTCGATGGGCGTCTGCCTTTGCTACTACATCATCTGGATACTGTTCGAGTGAGTATCGCGCGGGCTGGTTGGGAGGATGCAGCATGATCCTCCATTTGCTCATAGTAGGCGCGGCATTAGTGCACAAACACGCGTAGTGTACGATCACTGATCATTCTCATACACATTTGCTTGTTATAATTAATATTCAGTTTATGATGTTggttcccacacacacacacacatacgcgccaCCATCATATCCTTTTTTCGTCCACTTCCTGCGGCTGCAAACCATTTCTTTATCTTGCTGTATCCCACTACAACCTCACCTCTACACCAATgttctttttctgttgcttCAATGATACTTTCTTTGGAATACTTTGCGAGTGCATGATGTGCCCACCATGATCGTCCAACTCTTCTTCTCTGTCGTCTTTTGTTCCTTTCTTACTCTCACTATCCACAACATCTGTCTGTTATTTTTTACCTATCTTAATCCTTCTCTTCTTGGTATATGTACGTATCGAtctttccttcttcctctttttgtcTATATATATAAACCTGGGGCACAACAACCCGCCACATCTCCTTGGGATACACAAATATGAACCGAACTCTATCCAccataccaaaaaaaaccgatcCTTCCTTCCTCGTTCGAAATGAAATGGCGAGCGCAGCAGTGAAGATTTTAGTCCTTCCACGACCAACCAACAACTGCTCGGAGGCCATCATCCGACACCGggcagcggtggtggcggtggccaTCTACTGCACCACGGACGGCACTACCTACAACCGGGAACGGGCGgcagcggtggcggtggcggcggttccGGCATCTACCGATTGCAGGACGGTGGCCATCATTCTGCCGCCAGCCTGAACAACCTCGTCGCGGGCACGAGCGGTAGTAACGACATTCAGCATACGCCCCAGATACATGCTTCCCCCGGGGCCcagggtggtggtgttggctCAGCATCCGCCATGCTCTACACGACGGCCgacgacggtggtggtggctacGGCTATGCGGCAGGTTCCGCAGGCGGTTCCGCCGCTGCTCGAATGATCGCTGCgtccggcggtggcggtgatgTGTCCGCAACGAGCACGGCCGCGGCAGCGCTGGCGGCGAGTGGTGCGGGAGGCGGATCATCAGCCGGCGCGGCAACCGGTGGCGGTGACTTCGGTGAGCTGGGACAGAGCGAACACTACATCTACGTGACGTATCCACCGGAACTGAAGCGACGGCTGCTGGAAAGGTACGGTAGAGACATCTATATGCAGCTGTTGCGCAAGGATGTGTACGATTACTACTAGCTGGTGTTGTTTTTACCTATACTCGTTGTTACTGTTTTTACTTCCTCTTTTAATCTCTCTTGCTATCTTTTGTCGATGTATGGTACACTCACTTcgtcttacacacacacacacacacacacatacaaagacactgtattttatgtttcgtTATGTTTCACTTTTGTGAtgtgcgtgcgagtgtgtgtttcTGCTCTTCGTATgtgatgtgtgattttgtgATCGGTTATAGCTTTATGCCCTTagagaaggtttttgttttttgcacatCTGCTCCATATTCGCGCGTCagatgttttttgtgtgtggctggATTTGCTCTTCTTTTTGTGACATGCCTCTTTCCTATCGCGCGTCATAGGTTTGCCTCTTTTTCTGTTCGTTTTTGTTGAGGCATTAAgtttttgcatacttttgaCACCAATAGATGAGGGATTTGCAGGTTAAGGATGAGCTAATTATAAAACCCAAATAGCttagtagagagagagagagaaagagagagagatagagagagagagaaaagtagcagcattttcggtgaaaAGATCATTCCTTTTTTCCCAAGTAAAGTTCACTTTGAGAGGTAACCCCACAACTGTCTTCAGGCAAAGATTGTCCAGTGTGTCGCCGTTATCTAGGATGTGATCCACACAACGAGATTAGTCAAgtccgccccccccccctctttaCGAAAAGTATTCTGAAGTTATACTACATAGCAGAGGAGAAGACCAAGCGTAGCGGAGGAGAAGACCAATCTACCACTAGAGCAAGAGTGACCAATACTAAAACCAGTGGAAAGGGTTTCATTACGATGCCACAACAACCAGTATAGGACAGAAATGGCCAGCAGAAGCTGCTTCTTGGATAGTTTGGGGACGAGTAGCTACATGCCTAGAGCACAAGCACATAAGAGCACCCACATGGTCCCACACACATTGCTGTACATACAAAGAGTGAGAGACATTAGACATTAAGAAGGCATGATGTGTGGGGGTTTGGTCATCATCCTACACGTAGGTACACCTACTCTACAAGAAAAACTTCCCTTATCTTTATTAATCTTAACAATAGCTACACTTTTAGTCAATTTTGCTTGCGCGTTAGGAGTTCCGGGGAGCGAAGAGAGATAATAGGGTTAGATGTAGTGATGAACGCACCCACAAGCGAACAAGATCTTTTAGATATGAGATTTGCACACAGttcaaaacaaaccacagTATTTTAATAATGTAAGAAGCCCTGCTGTTTAATAATGATATAGCGATTATCTAGCAAATAACAGACATACATTAACGTCATCGGTGGTCAGAGAAGAGTGTGAGGAATCTCACTGGTGTGAGGACGCACAGGATCTGACCATTCCTGACATCGTTACATATATAGACGAATATCACAAgtacaaacaacacacaaaaacacacttttcttttcttcttgaTTAGAGGTCTCGCTCACTTTCGTGAGACCTTCCGTACTCAATTCTCAAGACTAGTGAGGCGTATATATCATATAAAAAAAGCGATCCagtaagtaaaataaaaagctCTCTGTTAAACTACGAAACGAAAAGTGATTCTTTTTTATCTGTAGAAACATTCAGTCATATCATCGATACATAATAAGTATATTAGAGCCAGATTGTAATGGCAGTACAATTGCGGGCAAATATTAGCGCCACACTTCTCTCGATATTAGGATTAGCTAGATTTACAAAGAGTATCCTATTTTCCTAACTTCCAAAGATTCGAAGTAGTAAACACGTGCGCATGGCTTGAATATTAATACAGTGTTGTGACATTCACAGTGACACGGTTGCATTGTTGCGTTTCCCCGACATTTCCTTCATATCCTCGAACTCGATGATCCCCGGTTATGCCTTCCCCCCATTTAGCTCCTTTAGCTGCTCTTtagttagagagagagagagcttctGCACTGATGTAACTGAAGGTTGTGTagtgtgttgttgtgcatttgctgctgtttgttagAAGTCTATCTATGTATAGTTAGTGTACCAGCCAGCAGGCTGTATGTGTCTTTCTTCTTACTTACCAACAAAACCCCCATATATATCCAAAACGTTTGCTCCGTTCGATGTGTGTAACAATCAAATTGCTATGTGTGTTTTATAGATGTAACCTGCTCCACACATCACATTATGTTTTGCTAACCAAAACCAACAGCAAAGCCCTTAAAAAACTAGCATAACACTGTGTGTTTAATCCATGATCTTTTACTATCTCCCTTGTATATTCTATTATCTATCGATCCTCTCTTCTTAGTTCCCTCTAGCCCGCCAGCTAGGTTTTGCTCCTCTGCTCgtcccaccaccatcaccaccaactactactactagtactactactactactactactttcGACCATCGTGTATCGTCTCCTTCATCTGTTAACTCATCACATCTCAATAGTATTTCAATTGCTCGTCCTGCAAAACAATACCTCTTCACAGCAGAGTACGTGCCCCCTTCTCCCCGTgcgcgcagcagcaacacaaaaaccatTTACGCAAAACCCAGCTTTTTGCTGTGCGCCACCACACATCACTCCCTCATTTTTCTCATGTATTCTTctcttgtttcttcttttttctccatttttctcttcttttttatcaTCGTCttacttttttctctctttctccttagCTGCTACAATAGAACGACACGGCTATGAAATTTAGATGATGTTTAATCTGAGATTACAAGTAATAGAGAAGAGAATAGAGGTGAAAACTAGACAACAGGAAATACACAGCAAGGTAGTAAGACGAGCTATCAAGAAAGGAGAAGATAAGAAGAGCAGTAGTTGTTTCAGAGGAAAGAAGAGAAGATTACAACACTAAACcaaagcagaagaaaacaTCGTgcaagatagagagagagagagagagagagagagagagagaggacgtGGACGAAGAGAAACATGCTAGACAAATCTTACTTTAACTCAATGCCAACACAGCGTGTGGTTTTGTCGGAGGAGATAGGCAATTGAtgtgcaacacacacagaatcaTAGAAACGAATGAATCCAATAACGAAAAGAGAAAactaatttattaaaatagcATAATGAAggtaaaactaacaaaataaaacagcatTAAACACGAAAACACGTGGAAGCAATGCTAACATTAGGTGAATTTAATGTGTAAGAGATGataatgtaattaaaaaaaacaacagaaaaggATAATCT
Proteins encoded:
- the LOC120957711 gene encoding keratin, type I cytoskeletal 9 isoform X8, whose product is MRSFLRKDTLLSLAVVMVIVICLLSIIPWPGPSVFKISCSRESSRVVRKIVHSRWLPILEKYQVKLPLECPFHPLRDIFGPQQSAKKQHRPSQWTCGFCGKSFFEEKHLDMHFENRHRTNINTAEDAVCLADYCDMMRCEVLIAKDATLAFGSDPNAVSTDIEVWSEATAYRTALSTSGPRDVAKVPERKSLLPKMLQTIRDDVFRNRQPPQGVTSVLQTKGADNCDKNDATKSKSSRKGSKSGQGDKEAKDNPVEDDDDEDDEEEDDEDDEDEEEESENDSNATSQCEQNLVDSSLPPVDRKQQRLSEMQRMKANCNAEEIGQLKTRCEVLVRDCIVGLLVQLSLEDFRSMEEEMNRAICWYLTCERYWEDGPLEQRPFPWGLVFVLVMVLSMGVCLCYYIIWILFDEDFSPSTTNQQLLGGHHPTPGSGGGGGHLLHHGRHYLQPGTGGSGGGGGGSGIYRLQDGGHHSAASLNNLVAGTSGSNDIQHTPQIHASPGAQGGGVGSASAMLYTTADDGGGGYGYAAGSAGGSAAARMIAASGGGGDVSATSTAAAALAASGAGGGSSAGAATGGGDFGELGQSEHYIYVTYPPELKRRLLESCYNRTTRL
- the LOC120957711 gene encoding keratin, type I cytoskeletal 9 isoform X2, translating into MRSFLRKDTLLSLAVVMVIVICLLSIIPWPGPSVFKISCSRESSRVVRKIVHSRWLPILEKYQVKLPLECPFHPLRDIFGPQQSAKKQHRPSQWTCGFCGKSFFEEKHLDMHFENRHRTNINTAEDAVCLADYCDMMRCEVLIAKDATLAFGSDPNAVSTDIEVWSEATAYRTALSTSGPRDVAKVPESRKSLLPKMLQTIRDDVFRNRQPPQGVTSVLQTKGADNCDKNDATKSKSSRKGSKSGQGDKEAKDNPVEDDDDEDDEEEDDEDDEDEEEESENDSNATSQCEQNLVDSSLPPVDRKQQRLSEMQRMKANCNAEEIGQLKTRCEVLVRDCIVGLLVQLSLEDFRSMEEEMNRAICWYLTCERYWEDGPLEQRPFPWGLVFVLVMVLSMGVCLCYYIIWILFDEDFSPSTTNQQLLGGHHPTPGSGGGGGHLLHHGRHYLQPGTGGSGGGGGGSGIYRLQDGGHHSAASLNNLVAGTSGSNDIQHTPQIHASPGAQGGGVGSASAMLYTTADDGGGGYGYAAGSAGGSAAARMIAASGGGGDVSATSTAAAALAASGAGGGSSAGAATGGGDFGELGQSEHYIYVTYPPELKRRLLERYGRDIYMQLLRKDVYDYY
- the LOC120957711 gene encoding keratin, type I cytoskeletal 9 isoform X1 yields the protein MRSFLRKDTLLSLAVVMVIVICLLSIIPWPGPSVFKISCSRESSRVVRKIVHSRWLPILEKYQVKLPLECPFHPLRDIFGPQQSAKKQHRPSQWTCGFCGKSFFEEKHLDMHFENRHRTNINTAEDAVCLADYCDMMRCEVLIAKDATLAFGSDPNAVSTDIEVWSEATAYRTALSTSGPRDVAKVPESRKSLLPKMLQTIRDDVFRNRQPPQGVTSVLQTKGADNCDKNDATKSKSSRKGSKSGQGDKEAKDNPVEDDDDEDDEEEDDEDDEDEEEESENDSNATSQCEQNLVDSSLPPVDRKQQRLSEMQRMKANCNAEEIGQLKTRCEVLVRDCIVGLLVQLSLEDFRSMEEEMNRAICWYLTCERYWEDGPLEQRPFPWGLVFVLVMVLSMGVCLCYYIIWILFDSEDFSPSTTNQQLLGGHHPTPGSGGGGGHLLHHGRHYLQPGTGGSGGGGGGSGIYRLQDGGHHSAASLNNLVAGTSGSNDIQHTPQIHASPGAQGGGVGSASAMLYTTADDGGGGYGYAAGSAGGSAAARMIAASGGGGDVSATSTAAAALAASGAGGGSSAGAATGGGDFGELGQSEHYIYVTYPPELKRRLLERYGRDIYMQLLRKDVYDYY